The proteins below are encoded in one region of Apium graveolens cultivar Ventura chromosome 4, ASM990537v1, whole genome shotgun sequence:
- the LOC141719906 gene encoding uncharacterized protein LOC141719906 codes for MIARKPKRQPKWRTPRTSESSKRTKLSSSGTYSSEGNNDTPTSDEFELICPKGTKTAKRKEKGKATAAEVEEYEAFKANDLRKMTIMETVNDIHQKDIETRRRELEAKQAEMDLQVILADTEKMNDAQRMAHAKLLEKIMTRN; via the exons ATGATTGCGAGGAAACCGAAGAG ACAACCCAAGTGGAGAACTCCTAGAACTAGTGAAAGTTCTAAAAGAACTAAATTAAGTAGTTCTGGAACTTACTCATCGGAGGGAAATAATGATACACCAACATCTGATGAATTTGAACTGATTTGTCCAAAAGGTACAAAAACAGCTAAAAGGAAGGAAAAGGGGAAGGCAACAGCAGCAGAAGTTGAAGAATATGAAGCTTTCAAAGCTAATGATTTGAGGAAAATGACTATAATGGAAACCGTGAATGACATTCATCAAAAAGACATTGAGACTCGACGAAGGGAGCTTGAGGCGAAGCAAGCTGAAATGGATTTACAAGTCATTTTGGCGGATACTGAAAAAATGAATGATGCTCAGCGGATGGCTCATGCAAAATTACTTGAGAAAATTATGACAAGAAACTAG